From Apium graveolens cultivar Ventura chromosome 9, ASM990537v1, whole genome shotgun sequence, the proteins below share one genomic window:
- the LOC141686849 gene encoding uncharacterized protein LOC141686849 isoform X1 has product MVDKYMIYYVDPLLMLYFGTSLLRSWMRTYRTILQDDLEEPIIMIIASAKIYLYEEKVQVGHVWSTKFFLNYHHHSVAQLRQRYNSGDFSEEDFSSVKVEKVRQFNLEEILNLGPEFTKKEVICNVKIWKVATGMGWFFRTCTSCYRENENVDELFKCVMCNSDIPHPLKKFRIYAETLDSTSEIGIILEDREVRSLIGKTVYDFIDEECNEKIFPEMLKQIADKEYSVKLLIKQANIEKSCKSYLATDIYEMSLLCESEEINLSCEIDKYQDSPLEPSTSKYHLDSLSQLKFKTPETSTKSKRTSEKISKTKKYIN; this is encoded by the exons ATGGTTGATAAATATATGATTTATTATGTAGATCCACTATTGATGTTATATTTTGGGACAAGTTTGCTGAGGAGTTGGATGAGAACTTACAGGACGATCTTACAGGATGATCTAGAGGAACCTATAATCATGATAATTGCTAGCGCAAAGATATATCTTTATGAAG AAAAAGTCCAGGTTGGACATGTATGGTCTACAAAGTTTTTCCTCAATTATCATCACCACAGTGTTGCTCAACTTCGTCAAAG GTACAATAGTGGTGATTTTTCTGAAGAAGATTTTTCAAGTGTTAAGGTAGAGAAAGTCCGACAATTTAACTTGGAAGAAATATTGAATCTTGGTCCTGAATTTACAAAG AAAGAGGTTATCTGTAATGTCAAAATCTGGAAAGTAGCAACAGGAATGGGATGGTTCTTTCGTACGTGTACATCATGCTACCGTGAAAATGAAAATGTGGATGAGTTGTTCAAATGTGTTATGTGTAACTCTGACATTCCACATCCCCTGAAAAA ATTCAGGATATATGCGGAGACATTGGATTCCACTAGTGAAATTGGCATAATACTGGAAGATCGGGAAGTTCGTTCATTGATAGGAAAAACTGTTTATGACTTTATTGATGAG GAATGTAATGAGAAGATATTTCCGGAGATGTTAAAACAAATTGCAGACAAGGAATATAGTGTGAAGCTATTGATTAAACAGGCTAACATTGAAAAATCATGCAAGTCTTACCTAGCTACAGATATTTATGAAATGAGCCTATTATGTGAATCTGAAGAGATCAATCTTAGTTGTGAAATTGACAAATATCAAGACTCTCCACTTGAG CCATCTACATCAAAGTATCATTTGGATAGTTTGTCGCAACTCAAGTTCAAGACCCCCGAAACGTCAACAAAGAGCAAAAGGACTTCGGAAAAAATTTCAAAGACTAAGAAgtatattaattaa
- the LOC141684899 gene encoding uncharacterized protein LOC141684899, protein MATHVIGDLRPKRTSNWRIRVRVSSKWCDRNFSTGHRNALNLILVDEEHNRIRAFVGETVLHYFDKKFIEGHAYEIRNFVVKYYEPTEAARCFKDDKFILQSNLTKATALHNVHANIPTNVWQFTELAAISEFQENVLHCIDVVGIVYSVEPAEKQQFQEKLITKVNVTFKGKLAPLLDVALIEATEQPVVLAMTSCKIMFAKQLNEIFMCNTQATRINTNPNTEIAATLRRIIAILNKYCLFVQDFGNCMEDEQSNNVGDANICWQATPVFCWHVMKK, encoded by the exons ATGGCAACCCATGTTATAGGGGATCTAAGGCCAAAGCGAACATCCAATTGGAGAATCAGAGTACGAGTTTCAAGTAAGTGGTGTGATAGGAATTTTTCCACCGGACATCGCAATGCATTAAACCTGATCCTGGTGGATGAAGAA CATAATCGAATTCGTGCATTCGTTGGTGAGACAGTGTTGCATTATTTTGATAAAAAATTCATTGAAGGCCATGCGTATGAGATTAGAAATTTTGTTGTCAAATATTATGAACCAACAGAGGCAGCAAGATGTTTCAAGGATGACAAGTTTATACTACAGTCTAACTTAACAAAAGCTACAGCGTTGCACAATGTACATGCAAATATTCCAACTAATGTCTGGCAATTTACGGAACTCGCGGCGATTAGTGAATTCCAGGAAAATGTTCTTCATTGCATTG ATGTTGTTGGAATTGTTTACTCGGTTGAACCCGCAGAGAAACAGCAATTCCAGGAAAAACTAAT CACAAAAGTAAATGTTACATTCAAGGGTAAATTGGCTCCATTACTTGATGTTGCACTAATTGAAGCAACAGAACAACCCGTTGTACTTGCAATGACTAGCTGCAAAATTATGTTTGCCAAACAATTGAACGAAATATTTATGTGCAACACTCAAGCTACAAGGATTAACACAAATCCAAATACAGAAATTGCAGCTACACTAAGGAGAAT TATTGCAATATTAAACAAGTACTGTTTGTTTGTACAAGATTTTGGGAATTGCATGGAGGATGAGCAATCAAATAATGTTGGAGATGCCAATATTTGTTGGCAGGCTACTCCTGTATTTTGTTGGCATGTAATGAAGAAATAG
- the LOC141686849 gene encoding uncharacterized protein LOC141686849 isoform X3 has product MVDKYMIYYVDPLLMLYFGTSLLRSWMRTYRTILQDDLEEPIIMIIASAKIYLYEEKVQVGHVWSTKFFLNYHHHSVAQLRQRYNSGDFSEEDFSSVKVEKVRQFNLEEILNLGPEFTKKEVICNVKIWKVATGMGWFFRTCTSCYRENENVDELFKCVMCNSDIPHPLKKFRIYAETLDSTSEIGIILEDREVRSLIGKTVYDFIDEPSTSKYHLDSLSQLKFKTPETSTKSKRTSEKISKTKKYIN; this is encoded by the exons ATGGTTGATAAATATATGATTTATTATGTAGATCCACTATTGATGTTATATTTTGGGACAAGTTTGCTGAGGAGTTGGATGAGAACTTACAGGACGATCTTACAGGATGATCTAGAGGAACCTATAATCATGATAATTGCTAGCGCAAAGATATATCTTTATGAAG AAAAAGTCCAGGTTGGACATGTATGGTCTACAAAGTTTTTCCTCAATTATCATCACCACAGTGTTGCTCAACTTCGTCAAAG GTACAATAGTGGTGATTTTTCTGAAGAAGATTTTTCAAGTGTTAAGGTAGAGAAAGTCCGACAATTTAACTTGGAAGAAATATTGAATCTTGGTCCTGAATTTACAAAG AAAGAGGTTATCTGTAATGTCAAAATCTGGAAAGTAGCAACAGGAATGGGATGGTTCTTTCGTACGTGTACATCATGCTACCGTGAAAATGAAAATGTGGATGAGTTGTTCAAATGTGTTATGTGTAACTCTGACATTCCACATCCCCTGAAAAA ATTCAGGATATATGCGGAGACATTGGATTCCACTAGTGAAATTGGCATAATACTGGAAGATCGGGAAGTTCGTTCATTGATAGGAAAAACTGTTTATGACTTTATTGATGAG CCATCTACATCAAAGTATCATTTGGATAGTTTGTCGCAACTCAAGTTCAAGACCCCCGAAACGTCAACAAAGAGCAAAAGGACTTCGGAAAAAATTTCAAAGACTAAGAAgtatattaattaa
- the LOC141686849 gene encoding uncharacterized protein LOC141686849 isoform X2, whose protein sequence is MVDKYMIYYVDPLLMLYFGTSLLRSWMRTYRTILQDDLEEPIIMIIASAKIYLYEEKVQVGHVWSTKFFLNYHHHSVAQLRQRYNSGDFSEEDFSSVKVEKVRQFNLEEILNLGPEFTKKEVICNVKIWKVATGMGWFFRTCTSCYRENENVDELFKCVMCNSDIPHPLKKFRIYAETLDSTSEIGIILEDREVRSLIGKTVYDFIDEECNEKIFPEMLKQIADKEYSVKLLIKQANIEKSCKSYLATDIYEMSLLCESEEINLSCEIDKYQDSPLEVIFNMYLFDLILFLIVTKIIIILIVAIYIKVSFG, encoded by the exons ATGGTTGATAAATATATGATTTATTATGTAGATCCACTATTGATGTTATATTTTGGGACAAGTTTGCTGAGGAGTTGGATGAGAACTTACAGGACGATCTTACAGGATGATCTAGAGGAACCTATAATCATGATAATTGCTAGCGCAAAGATATATCTTTATGAAG AAAAAGTCCAGGTTGGACATGTATGGTCTACAAAGTTTTTCCTCAATTATCATCACCACAGTGTTGCTCAACTTCGTCAAAG GTACAATAGTGGTGATTTTTCTGAAGAAGATTTTTCAAGTGTTAAGGTAGAGAAAGTCCGACAATTTAACTTGGAAGAAATATTGAATCTTGGTCCTGAATTTACAAAG AAAGAGGTTATCTGTAATGTCAAAATCTGGAAAGTAGCAACAGGAATGGGATGGTTCTTTCGTACGTGTACATCATGCTACCGTGAAAATGAAAATGTGGATGAGTTGTTCAAATGTGTTATGTGTAACTCTGACATTCCACATCCCCTGAAAAA ATTCAGGATATATGCGGAGACATTGGATTCCACTAGTGAAATTGGCATAATACTGGAAGATCGGGAAGTTCGTTCATTGATAGGAAAAACTGTTTATGACTTTATTGATGAG GAATGTAATGAGAAGATATTTCCGGAGATGTTAAAACAAATTGCAGACAAGGAATATAGTGTGAAGCTATTGATTAAACAGGCTAACATTGAAAAATCATGCAAGTCTTACCTAGCTACAGATATTTATGAAATGAGCCTATTATGTGAATCTGAAGAGATCAATCTTAGTTGTGAAATTGACAAATATCAAGACTCTCCACTTGAGGTAATTTTTAACATGTATCTGTTTGATTTAATTTTATTTCTTATTGTTACAAAGATTATAATTATCCTTATTGTAGCCATCTACATCAAAGTATCATTTGGATAG